The following is a genomic window from Spirosoma foliorum.
TATCCAGGTACCATAAGTTAACGTATTGTACTACTTCTATTCGTCTTCCGTTTTGTCGATTACTAAATTCCTGGCCCAGCAAACGTAGTATCGGCGAACGATATTGGTCAGGACTTGAATGTTCGACAGGTCTGATGCATCGGCAATGTCAATGACTTTCCCTGATTTGAGTTTAATCGCAATTCGATCTCCTGAGGGCAAATAAGCGGCATTGGTTGCCTGACCTTCTACCAGAAAATACGAAAGCCAGTCGGTGGGCATGCCAGTGTCTCGTAACTGCTTTTCGAGCTGTGTTAACAATTCCCCCGAAAATGGGTCGGTCGATAGCATAATTTTAAATAACCGCCGGTCGAGCAACATTTGACAAAGCCTAGACAGAACCGGATCGGAATGTGAAGCACCTTGTTTAATACAGGTCCAAACGTCGAAATCGTCCAGTTTCGTAAACGCATCAAGGTATTTTCGGTTCGTCTGAAAATCAGTCAGGGAGACACTTTCGCAGAGAAACAATCGGAAGGGCTCCGACGCAAAGACCGGCTCTCCGCTGCCCTGCCGACTCAAAAATCGCGCCCGACGCAGAATCTGGATCAGCATCGATTCACAGCAAATCGACGTTTTGTGCAGATAAACCTGCCAATACATCAATCGACGGGCATTCAGAAAATTTTCGACACTTAGGATTCCTTTGGCCTCTACCACGAGTTGATCATCAGCGAGATCAAGCATTTTAATAATACGTTCAGCCCCAATGGCTCCTTCGGCAACACCCGTATAGTAGCCATCCCGGTTGAGATAATCCATCCGATCCATGTCCAACTGACTCGAAATGAGTTGATGGAAAAATGGCCGTTCGTAGGTTCCTTCAAACATTTTTATCGCCAAGGACAACGCACCGCCAAACTGTTGGTTGAGGTCGTGCATGAGCATCAATGAAATATGCTCGTGCGGTACGTTGTCTAGCAAACAACACTCCAATACATGCGAAAACGGACCGTGTCCAATGTCGTGCAGCAGAATGGCGATCTGGGCAGACTCACATTCTTCGTTGGTAATTGTGTGTCCTTTGCTTTGTAGCGTGCTCATCGCCTGGCCCATCAGGTGCATAGCGCCCAATGCGTGGTGAAAGCGGGTGTGCAATGCGCCTGGATAGACGTATTCCGATAAACCCAGCTGTTTAATTCGTCGGAGACGCTGAAAGTAAGGATGCTCCACTAAATCGAAGAGCAACTCAGATGGAATGGTAATGAACCCATAAACGGGGTCATTCAGAATTTTCTTCTTGTTCGGCGTTGCCATTAAGCAAAGATAGTGCTGACGGGATTACAGCAGGGTTATCGATACGAATTACTGCACTACACATCGAAAAACCCGTTAATTCTGCAATTCTGTCAAAATAATTCCTAAATTTGCACCGCTGAACTGAGCAATCAATCGGCAACGGGCTTGTAACTCAGTTGGTTAGAGTGCCTGACTCATAATCAGTAAGTCGTAGGTTCGAGCCCTACCTGGCCCACGAAAGAAAAAAGCCGCTTAACAGAGATGTTAAGCGGCTTTTTTCTTTCG
Proteins encoded in this region:
- a CDS encoding HD domain-containing protein is translated as MATPNKKKILNDPVYGFITIPSELLFDLVEHPYFQRLRRIKQLGLSEYVYPGALHTRFHHALGAMHLMGQAMSTLQSKGHTITNEECESAQIAILLHDIGHGPFSHVLECCLLDNVPHEHISLMLMHDLNQQFGGALSLAIKMFEGTYERPFFHQLISSQLDMDRMDYLNRDGYYTGVAEGAIGAERIIKMLDLADDQLVVEAKGILSVENFLNARRLMYWQVYLHKTSICCESMLIQILRRARFLSRQGSGEPVFASEPFRLFLCESVSLTDFQTNRKYLDAFTKLDDFDVWTCIKQGASHSDPVLSRLCQMLLDRRLFKIMLSTDPFSGELLTQLEKQLRDTGMPTDWLSYFLVEGQATNAAYLPSGDRIAIKLKSGKVIDIADASDLSNIQVLTNIVRRYYVCWARNLVIDKTEDE